The genomic window AAAACCAGAGTGCCGGTTAAATATTTGGAAGCGATTGAATCCAGCCACTTTGATTGTCTGCCCTGCGCCAAAGCCCACCGTCTTGCCTACATCAGAGAATATGCCCGTTCACTTGATTTAAGCCCGGCCAGTTTTCTTTATCAATTTTCCAAAGAATCAGATTTGGAAAATTACACACCCGTGCATCCGCACCGCAGTTTTAAAATCAGAAAATTATCCATCTCTTCTATTTTCAAAAATGTTGCCATCGCCGTTTTAATAATCGGATTTTTAGGATATTTGGCCTGGCAGATTAACGGCATTTTGCGCCCGCCCACGCTAACCGTTTTTACTCCGGATGACGGATCTGTCACCGGCCAGCTGACAACCAATGTCCAGGGCGAAACCGAAAAAGAAGTTCAACTGACGGTCAATGGCAAAGAAATAATGGCCAATGATAAAGGACAATTTGGGGCACAGGTGGGCTTGTCGGGCGGACTCAACACCATTACAATTTCAGCCACCAAAAAACACGGCAAAACAACCACTATCACCAGACATATCATAGTCAAACCAAGTTTAACATTGAATACTACTAAGTAATTTTTCGCCAAGCTACGCTAGTGCTCAAAATTACTTAGTAGTATTTTTTATTAACATTTGATATTTTCTTGATTTTCATATAACCTACTAGGGCTTATACTATAATCCTAATACTTAACCCAAATATATGCCAAAAATTTCCGAGGAGGTAAAGGAGAAACTAAAAGCCGCCGAGAGCGCAATTGAGCAGATTAAGAGCAAATTCGGCGAGGGTGCGATTATGAAATTCGGCGAGGCCAGAACCATGCAGGTTGATGCCGTGCCGACCGGATGTTTATCCTTGGACATTGCCTTGGGAGTCGGCGGCGTGCCCCGCGGACGCGTTATTGAGATATATGGCCCGGAAGCCAGCGGCAAAACCACCCTGGCCCAACACATTGTGGCTGAAATCCAAAAATTGGGCGGCATTGCCGCGTTTGTGGATGCCGAACACGCTCTTGACCCGGATTATGCCAAAAAAATCGGCGTAAAAGTTGATGAACTTTTAATTTCCCAGCCGGACACCGGCGAACAGGCCCTGGATATTGTGGAAACCTTGGTGCGTTCAAACGCGGTTGATGTGATTGTGATTGACTCGGTGGCCGCGCTTGTGCCAAAAGCGGAAATTGAAGGCGAAATGGGTGATTCACACATGGGTTTGCAGGCACGCTTAATGAGCCAGGCCCTGCGCAAACTAACTGCCATCATCAGCAAATCAAAAACTGTGGTAATTTTCATAAACCAGATCCGCATGAAGATCGGAGTTTTCTTTGGCAATCCGGAAACCACCACCGGCGGCAATGCTTTGAAATTTTATTCTTCAGTGCGCATTGAAGTTCGCCGCGCCGCCCAAATAAAACAGGGGGACAGAATAATCGGCAACCGCGTCAAGGCAAAAGTGGTAAAAAACAAAGTAGCCGCGCCCTTCCGCACCTGCGAATTTGATATTATGTATAATGAAGGCATTTCCGTGAGCGGTGATATGATTGACGCTGGGGTGTTATATAAAGTTGTGGGCAAATCCGGAAATTCTTATAGTTATAACGGCGAAAAATTGGCCGTGGGCCGCGAAGCCGCCAAAAAATTCTTAAGAGAAAATCCAAAACTAATGAAAGAAATCAGTAAATCGATTTGGGAAGCGGTCAAAAAAGGCGAAGCGCCGGAGGAAGAATCAGCCGCTGATATTGCGGACGCAAATGATGTGCCACCGCCGGTGGAAGAATAATAATGAGCAGCCCTTTTATGGGCTGCTTTAATAATATATGAACAAGCGTGTTTATATAATTCATGGCTGGAGCGACAACCCGGAATCGGGCTGGTTCCCCTGGCTCAAAAATGAACTGAAAGCAAAGGGCTATCAGGTTTTTGTACCGGCGATGCCGGATACAGATGCGCCTGACATTGCCAAATGGGTCGGATACTTAGCCGAGCTGGTCGGCAAGCCCGATGAAAACACCTATTTTGTCGGCCACAGCATCGGCTGTCAGACGATAATGAGATATTTACAGGGTTTGAACCCGGGCGCAAAAGTTGGCGGCGTTGTTTTTGTGGCCGGATGGTTCCAGTTACAAAATTTAAATGAAGAAGAAAAAGTTGTGGCCAAGCCGTGGCTGGAAACACCGATTGATTTTGCCAAAATTCGGGAAGCGGTTGGTGAAAATATTACAGTTTTGCTTTCAGACAATGACCCATTCGGAGCGCTTGAAAAAAATAAAAAAATATTTGAAAATAAACTTCACGCAAAAATAATTCTTCTGCACAAAAAAGGCCACATCTGCGAGTATGACCGAATAAAGAAGTTGCCGGAGGTGGCGGGGTTGTTTTAGATTAATTTGGGGAAATCTCAACTCCAAGCTTTTTCAGTTCTGACAAAAGTTTTTTTATCTTTCCTTCACTGTAAAAAGTTGTTTTCACTCCGTATTTTTCTACTAACTTCAAATTATCCTCACGATCATCAATAAATATCGCTTCTGACGGGTCACATTTTATCACATTTATCATCGCTTCAAAAAATTCTGGATCAGGTTTGGTATGACCGACTACAAACGAATAAACTGCGCCGTCAAAATTTTTAGAAAAATTATATTTCTGTTCCAGATACTCAACCCGGCTCTTCATATTGCCGGAAAAAATTATTCTGCGATAACCTAATTTTTTAAGTTCCAAAATTAACTTGGATATATCCTCATCTAATTTATAGCTGCCATAATAGGCATTGCGGATATAATCTATATCATAATCCGGCGGCAATTGCGCCTTCGCCCAATTCCAAAATTCTTCATCCTGAATTTTTCCCCGCAGGGCTTCTCTTCGTTTTTCAGATTTAATAATTTTTTGGATCAGTTCCGGGTCATATCCCTTTTCTTTTTCTAAAATACTTCCGATTTTACTGCTGCCATCAGCAAAAACTACTCCGCCCAGATCAAAGACAAAAGTTTTTATTTTATTTGGCATATTATAATTTACGAAGAAATAGATACAACCAATTGTGCATCGAGGGCTTTAGCAACTTTTTCCAAAAATAACAAAGAAGGGTTATAACTCCCTGACTCAAGCCGTGCTATTGCGGATTGTTTAGTTCCAATTTTATTTGCCAGTGCCGCTTGTGTCAGCCCTTTTACAGTCCGTTTCTCAATAATGGTCTGAATTAGTTTAAATTCAGCATCAAGATCTTTGTAGGCCTTGCGAACTGACCTGTCTTTAAGAAATTGCTTTTTAATTTTGGTATAGGATTTCATATTATAGGCAAGTATAGTATTAACAACTACTAACATAACATATACGTTATACTTTGTCAAGTCCTGTCAGCTTCTGCCGAGCCGCCAATATTTCTCTTTGAGGAATTTTTTGAGATTTTTTAATAAATCCACACAAAATAACGGCGTTGTTTTTATAAAATGTATAAAAAAGACGGACTTCCTGTTTGCCACGTACACGCAACTCAAAAATTTTATCACCAATCTTTTTACTATGCGGCATTCCCAGCTGCGGTCCAAACCGTTCCAAAAGATCAATAGTGCGCAAGATCTTTGCGATGGTTAGTTTTTCGAGGTTACTAATAAACACTTCAATTGTATTATCAAAGAATTTTACCTCCATATTATCTATAAGAAATAGTTTGTCGGGCTAGTGAGACTTGAACTCACAATCCCCTGGTCCCAAACCAGGTGCTCTAGCCAATTGAGCCATAGCCCGTTTAAAGGCCCCACATGGGGCCAATCGTGCCGAGGGCGAGAGTCGGACTCGCTACGCAAGGATTTTCAGTCCTTCGCTCTACCGATGAGCTACCTCGGCATTTTTTAGTCGCCCTAGGCGACCAGTGGACCGAACTTCGTCTTTCAAGAACTCGAGGATATGTATTCGAGCGTGTGCACGAACACTCCCAAGCTCAAAGACTTCCTGCAAGAAAACGGCGATTGTGCCACTCCTCCGCGAGAGTCCGCTGGGTCTGTAGTATAAGCAATCGAACCAGACTTGTAAAGAGACGCAGCGATCCCAATACCATAGAGGTGCTTACTCTTAAGCGGTTCATGTCAGAATCATCTGCAGCCGGTCCTTGGGCTTGTGGTGCTCCGCCGGAACAATCTCCAATGCATCCCTCACCTGACGACACAGCGATGGCGCATCCGGGCGCTTCAGGAACGCCCGCCAAGCATCGGGATACACCTGTCGAAGGATGAGCAGTCCGAACGACAGAGGACGAAGCATCCGCACGGTGAATAGACGAATCTCGCTCCGGTGGCCTATGTGGATATGGGCCGATGGATGGATTCCCTCCTCGTAAAGAGCCGGACTGAGATCGTACCTGATTGGCGTCACAGCATCCCGC from Patescibacteria group bacterium includes these protein-coding regions:
- a CDS encoding helix-turn-helix domain-containing protein yields the protein MAIFCRKKLEASLHVGERLKKAREDRCLNLQDVSVKTRVPVKYLEAIESSHFDCLPCAKAHRLAYIREYARSLDLSPASFLYQFSKESDLENYTPVHPHRSFKIRKLSISSIFKNVAIAVLIIGFLGYLAWQINGILRPPTLTVFTPDDGSVTGQLTTNVQGETEKEVQLTVNGKEIMANDKGQFGAQVGLSGGLNTITISATKKHGKTTTITRHIIVKPSLTLNTTK
- the recA gene encoding recombinase RecA, which codes for MPKISEEVKEKLKAAESAIEQIKSKFGEGAIMKFGEARTMQVDAVPTGCLSLDIALGVGGVPRGRVIEIYGPEASGKTTLAQHIVAEIQKLGGIAAFVDAEHALDPDYAKKIGVKVDELLISQPDTGEQALDIVETLVRSNAVDVIVIDSVAALVPKAEIEGEMGDSHMGLQARLMSQALRKLTAIISKSKTVVIFINQIRMKIGVFFGNPETTTGGNALKFYSSVRIEVRRAAQIKQGDRIIGNRVKAKVVKNKVAAPFRTCEFDIMYNEGISVSGDMIDAGVLYKVVGKSGNSYSYNGEKLAVGREAAKKFLRENPKLMKEISKSIWEAVKKGEAPEEESAADIADANDVPPPVEE
- a CDS encoding alpha/beta fold hydrolase gives rise to the protein MNKRVYIIHGWSDNPESGWFPWLKNELKAKGYQVFVPAMPDTDAPDIAKWVGYLAELVGKPDENTYFVGHSIGCQTIMRYLQGLNPGAKVGGVVFVAGWFQLQNLNEEEKVVAKPWLETPIDFAKIREAVGENITVLLSDNDPFGALEKNKKIFENKLHAKIILLHKKGHICEYDRIKKLPEVAGLF
- a CDS encoding HAD-IA family hydrolase produces the protein MPNKIKTFVFDLGGVVFADGSSKIGSILEKEKGYDPELIQKIIKSEKRREALRGKIQDEEFWNWAKAQLPPDYDIDYIRNAYYGSYKLDEDISKLILELKKLGYRRIIFSGNMKSRVEYLEQKYNFSKNFDGAVYSFVVGHTKPDPEFFEAMINVIKCDPSEAIFIDDREDNLKLVEKYGVKTTFYSEGKIKKLLSELKKLGVEISPN
- a CDS encoding helix-turn-helix transcriptional regulator; amino-acid sequence: MLVVVNTILAYNMKSYTKIKKQFLKDRSVRKAYKDLDAEFKLIQTIIEKRTVKGLTQAALANKIGTKQSAIARLESGSYNPSLLFLEKVAKALDAQLVVSISS
- a CDS encoding type II toxin-antitoxin system RelE/ParE family toxin, with the protein product MEVKFFDNTIEVFISNLEKLTIAKILRTIDLLERFGPQLGMPHSKKIGDKIFELRVRGKQEVRLFYTFYKNNAVILCGFIKKSQKIPQREILAARQKLTGLDKV